In the genome of Amaranthus tricolor cultivar Red isolate AtriRed21 chromosome 15, ASM2621246v1, whole genome shotgun sequence, one region contains:
- the LOC130800710 gene encoding homeobox-leucine zipper protein HAT4-like, producing the protein MFMGKEDLGLSLSLGCSSNSNNNTTTGKNNLINNNNNNSNNPNFGFNMMLNSRNHLPTPQTTSSAASPLQLNLMMAPSLAASSAASPSPLLQKLPWNRSTDSFPPSSDRNSDSCRSFLRGIDVNRPAAGGDEEDVGVSSPNSTVSTLSGKRSSGERDSTTTAGAGDEIEVERDSSRGLSDEEDGGENSRKKLRLTKDQSAILEESFKEHNTLNPKQKLALAKRLGLRPRQVEVWFQNRRARTKLKQTEVDCEFLKRCCEQLTEENRRLQKEVQELRALKLSPQFYMQMTPPTTLTMCPSCERVAVPPSSTSAQAQAQAQAKANPDPRPTPTAHHRPMPVNPWVAAPVPIRTFDGRHPRS; encoded by the exons ATGTTTATGGGTAAAGAAGATCTGGGTTTATCTTTGAGTCTTGGCTGTTCTTCTAATAGTAACAACAATACTACTACTGGGAAGAACAatctcatcaacaacaacaataataatagtaataatccTAATTTTGGGTTTAATATGATGTTGAATAGTAGAAATCATTTACCTACTCCTCAAACGACGTCCTCTGCTGCTTCTCCTCTTCAGCTTAATCTTATGATGGCCCCTTCTTTAGCTGCTTCCTCCGCAGCATCTCCATCTCCTCTTCTCCAGAAGCTTCCATGGAATCGCAGCACAGATTCCTTCCCTCCTTCTTCCG ATCGGAACTCAGACTCATGCCGGTCATTCCTTCGAGGAATCGACGTAAACAGACCGGCAGCTGGCGGTGATGAAGAAGACGTCGGAGTTTCATCTCCAAACAGCACCGTTTCTACACTTAGCGGAAAAAGAAGCTCCGGCGAAAGAGACTCCACAACAACCGCCGGCGCCGGTGATGAAATCGAAGTCGAAAGAGATTCTTCTCGTGGTTTGAGTGATGAAGAAGATGGTGGAGAAAATTCTAGAAAAAAACTCAGATTAACCAAGGATCAATCCGCTATTCTGGAAGAAAGCTTCAAAGAACATAATACTCTCAATCCA AAGCAAAAGTTGGCCTTAGCAAAACGTCTTGGTCTCAGACCACGTCAAGTCGAAGTTTGGTTTCAAAACCGTAGAGCAAG GACAAAATTGAAACAAACAGAAGTAGATTGTGAATTTTTGAAGAGATGTTGTGAGCAATTAACAGAAGAAAACAGGAGGCTACAAAAGGAAGTTCAAGAACTTAGAGCATTAAAGTTGTCCCCACAATTTTACATGCAAATGACCCCACCAACTACTCTTACCATGTGCCCTTCATGTGAACGTGTGGCGGTCCCACCTTCTTCAACATCCGCCCAAGCCCAAGCCCAAGCCCAAGCCAAAGCCAATCCGGATCCTAGGCCTACACCCACAGCGCATCATCGACCCATGCCTGTTAACCCATGGGTTGCAGCACCTGTTCCGATCCGGACTTTTGATGGGCGTCATCCTAGATCATGA